The Falco peregrinus isolate bFalPer1 chromosome 1, bFalPer1.pri, whole genome shotgun sequence genome has a window encoding:
- the ARPC5L gene encoding actin-related protein 2/3 complex subunit 5-like protein isoform X1, which yields MARSTLSSRFRRLDIDQYDENRFVEEPEEAAAAEPDASPEVEALLRHRGDALRAFHAALRSAPGNARSQAMKEQAQGAMLKVLTSFKSSEIEQAVNSLDRNGIDLLMKYIYKGFEKPTENSSAILLQWHEKALAVGGLGSIVRVLTARKTV from the exons ATGGCGCGGAGCACGCTCTCCTCCCGCTTCCGCCGCCTCGACATCGACCAGTACGACGAGAACCGGTTCGTGGAGGAGCCCGAGGAAGCGGCGGCGGCCGAGCCCGACGCCAGCCCCGAGGTGGAGGCGCTGCTGAGGCA CAGAGGGGACGCGCTGCGCGCCTTCCACGCCGCCCTGAGGAGCGCGCCGGGCAACGCGAGGAGCCAGGCGATGAAG GAGCAGGCCCAGGGAGCCATGCTTAAAGTCCtcacatcttttaaaagcagtgaaatagAACAAGCAGTGAATTCCTTAGACAGAAATGGCATTGACTTGTTAATGAAGTACATTTATAAAGGATTtgaaaagccaacagaaaataGCAGTGCAATATTACTTCAGTGGCATGAAAAG GCATTAGCAGTAGGTGGACTAGGTTCCATTGTAAGAGTTCTTACAGCAAGAAAGACTGTTTAA
- the ARPC5L gene encoding actin-related protein 2/3 complex subunit 5-like protein isoform X2 codes for MARSTLSSRFRRLDIDQYDENRFVEEPEEAAAAEPDASPEVEALLRQGDALRAFHAALRSAPGNARSQAMKEQAQGAMLKVLTSFKSSEIEQAVNSLDRNGIDLLMKYIYKGFEKPTENSSAILLQWHEKALAVGGLGSIVRVLTARKTV; via the exons ATGGCGCGGAGCACGCTCTCCTCCCGCTTCCGCCGCCTCGACATCGACCAGTACGACGAGAACCGGTTCGTGGAGGAGCCCGAGGAAGCGGCGGCGGCCGAGCCCGACGCCAGCCCCGAGGTGGAGGCGCTGCTGAGGCA AGGGGACGCGCTGCGCGCCTTCCACGCCGCCCTGAGGAGCGCGCCGGGCAACGCGAGGAGCCAGGCGATGAAG GAGCAGGCCCAGGGAGCCATGCTTAAAGTCCtcacatcttttaaaagcagtgaaatagAACAAGCAGTGAATTCCTTAGACAGAAATGGCATTGACTTGTTAATGAAGTACATTTATAAAGGATTtgaaaagccaacagaaaataGCAGTGCAATATTACTTCAGTGGCATGAAAAG GCATTAGCAGTAGGTGGACTAGGTTCCATTGTAAGAGTTCTTACAGCAAGAAAGACTGTTTAA
- the PPP6C gene encoding serine/threonine-protein phosphatase 6 catalytic subunit codes for MAPLDLDKYVEIARLCKYLPENDLKRLCDYVCDLLLEESNVQPVSTPVTVCGDIHGQFYDLCELFRTGGQVPDTNYIFMGDFVDRGYYSLETFTYLLALKAKWPDRITLLRGNHESRQITQVYGFYDECQTKYGNANAWRYCTKVFDMLTIAALIDEQILCVHGGLSPDIKTLDQIRTIERNQEIPHKGAFCDLVWSDPEDVDTWAISPRGAGWLFGAKVTNEFVHINNLKLICRAHQLVHEGYKFMFDEKLVTVWSAPNYCYRCGNIASIMVFKDVNTREPKLFRAVPDSERVIPPRTTTPYFL; via the exons ATGGCGCCGCTGGACCTAGACAAGTACGTGGAGATCGCGCGGCTCTGCAAGTACCTGCCCGAGAACGACCTCAAg CGCCTCTGCGATTATGTGTGCgacctgctgctggaggagtcCAACGTCCAGCCCGTCTCCACGCCCGTCACCGTCTGCGGGGACATCCACGGGCAG TTCTACGACCTGTGCGAGCTGTTCCGGACCGGCGGCCAGGTCCCGGACACCAACTACATCTTCATG GGTGACTTTGTAGATAGAGGTTATTATAGTCTTGAGACTTTCACTTACCTTCTTGCACTAAAAGCTAAGTGGCCTGATCGTATCACACTGTTACGAGGCAATCATGAAAGCAGGCAGATAACACAAGTATATGGATTTTATG ATGAGTGCCAAACCAAATACGGAAATGCTAATGCTTGGAGATACTGTACCAAAGTCTTTGACATGCTCACAATAGCAGCT ttaATAGATGAGCAGATTCTCTGTGTGCATGGTGGCCTCTCTCCAGACATCAAGACACTCGATCAGATTCGAACCATTGAACGTAATCAAGAAATTCCTCACAAAGGCGCCTTCTGTGACCTAGTTTGGTCTGATCCAGAAGACGTCGACACGTGGGCAATCAGTCCGCGAGGAGCAGGGTGGCTCTTTGGTGCGAAGGTGACGAACGAG tttgttCACATCAACAACTTAAAACTCATCTGCAGAGCGCATCAGCTAGTTCATGAAGGCTATAAATTCATGTTTGATGAGAAATTGGTAACGGTATGGTCTGCTCCAAATTACTGCTACCGCTGTGGAAATATTGCGTCAATCATGGTCTTTAAAGATGTAAATACAAGAGAACCAAAGTTATTCCGCGCAGTTCCAGATTCAGAACGTGTAATTCCTCCTAGAACAACCACACCGTATTTCCTCTGA
- the RABEPK gene encoding rab9 effector protein with kelch motifs isoform X1, protein MGLRALPLLEPGRRPQPTKWYRLSPRGERPRGRVGHGCLFLPGGGPGRVLLLGGADPAGAFADAHFVELGAHRWAAAGWSGLRPRYEHATCLPAGSPPRLWVFGGAHPAGNRNCVQVLDLEMGTWKSPEVRGLPPLPRTFHTSSAAIGDCLYVFGGGEKGAEPVQDQQLHVFDTATLSWSQPDTHGDPPSPRHGHVVVAVGTKLFIHGGLAGDTFYNDLFCIDTNDMRWVKIPATGDVPGGRASHSSAVFKDHLYIFGGIGPAGTLDTTYKYHTERQQWTLLQFDSPLPAGRLDHAMCIIPWQAAKSGGTSTWEDKAGDESPVLVGSNGGPLQQGQDKGCAEGAVVHLLFVFGGMDTQGEIYRDCVVSLIE, encoded by the exons ATGGGCCTGCGGGCGCTGCCGCTGCTGGAGCCAGGCCGCCGCCCGCAGCCGACCAAGTG GTACCGGTTGTCTCCGCGCGGTGAGCGGCCCCGCGGGCGCGTGGGCCACGGCTGCCTCTTCctgcccggcggcggccccggccgcgTCCTCCTCCTGGGTGGCGCCGACCCCGCCGGCGCCTTTGCGGACGCCCACTTCGTGGAGCTGG GCGCGCACCGCTGGGCCGCGGCCGGCTGGAGCGGGCTGCGGCCGCGCTACGAGCACgccacctgcctgcccgccggcagccccccgcgccTCTGGGTCTTCGGCGGTGCCCACCCGGCGGGGAACCGGAACTGCGTCCAGGTGCTGGACCTCG aaatggGAACCTGGAAGAGTCCTGAAGTGAGAGGCCTGCCGCCACTGCCTAGGACGTTTCACACATCCTCAGCAGCTATAGGAGACTGTCTGTATGTGTTtggagggggagagaaaggagCAGAACCAGTTCAAGACCAGCAGCTGCATGTGTTTGACACTG CCACCTTGTCCTGGTCCCAGCCGGATACTCACGGTGATCCCCCTTCTCCTCGGCACGGGCACGTTGTGGTTGCAGTTGGGACCAAACTGTTCATCCACGGTGGTTTAGCTGGAGACACTTTTTACAATGATCTGTTCTGCATTGATACAA ATGATATGAGGTGGGTTAAGATCCCAGCCACTGGCGATGTCCCAGGAGGACGGGCATCCCACTCATCAGCCGTGTTTAAGGATCACTTGTACATTTTTGGTGGGATAGGCCCAGCTGGGACACTAGACACTACATACAAGTATCACACAG agaggcagcagtggACGCTCCTACAGTTTGATTCCCCGCTGCCTGCTGGGAGGCTGGACCATGCTATGTGCATCATTCCCTGGCAGGCTGCGAAGAGTGGAGGCACCAGCACCTGGGAAGACAAAGCTGGGGATGAGTCAcctgtgctggtgggcagcaacGGTGGccccctgcagcagggccaggatAAGGGGTGTGCTGAGGGTGCAGTTGTGCACCTGCTGTTTGTATTTGGTGGGATGGACACACAGGGGGAAATATACAGGGACTGTGTGGTCAGTCTGATTGAATAG
- the RABEPK gene encoding rab9 effector protein with kelch motifs isoform X2, with product MGLRALPLLEPGRRPQPTKWYRLSPRGERPRGRVGHGCLFLPGGGPGRVLLLGGADPAGAFADAHFVELEMGTWKSPEVRGLPPLPRTFHTSSAAIGDCLYVFGGGEKGAEPVQDQQLHVFDTATLSWSQPDTHGDPPSPRHGHVVVAVGTKLFIHGGLAGDTFYNDLFCIDTNDMRWVKIPATGDVPGGRASHSSAVFKDHLYIFGGIGPAGTLDTTYKYHTERQQWTLLQFDSPLPAGRLDHAMCIIPWQAAKSGGTSTWEDKAGDESPVLVGSNGGPLQQGQDKGCAEGAVVHLLFVFGGMDTQGEIYRDCVVSLIE from the exons ATGGGCCTGCGGGCGCTGCCGCTGCTGGAGCCAGGCCGCCGCCCGCAGCCGACCAAGTG GTACCGGTTGTCTCCGCGCGGTGAGCGGCCCCGCGGGCGCGTGGGCCACGGCTGCCTCTTCctgcccggcggcggccccggccgcgTCCTCCTCCTGGGTGGCGCCGACCCCGCCGGCGCCTTTGCGGACGCCCACTTCGTGGAGCTGG aaatggGAACCTGGAAGAGTCCTGAAGTGAGAGGCCTGCCGCCACTGCCTAGGACGTTTCACACATCCTCAGCAGCTATAGGAGACTGTCTGTATGTGTTtggagggggagagaaaggagCAGAACCAGTTCAAGACCAGCAGCTGCATGTGTTTGACACTG CCACCTTGTCCTGGTCCCAGCCGGATACTCACGGTGATCCCCCTTCTCCTCGGCACGGGCACGTTGTGGTTGCAGTTGGGACCAAACTGTTCATCCACGGTGGTTTAGCTGGAGACACTTTTTACAATGATCTGTTCTGCATTGATACAA ATGATATGAGGTGGGTTAAGATCCCAGCCACTGGCGATGTCCCAGGAGGACGGGCATCCCACTCATCAGCCGTGTTTAAGGATCACTTGTACATTTTTGGTGGGATAGGCCCAGCTGGGACACTAGACACTACATACAAGTATCACACAG agaggcagcagtggACGCTCCTACAGTTTGATTCCCCGCTGCCTGCTGGGAGGCTGGACCATGCTATGTGCATCATTCCCTGGCAGGCTGCGAAGAGTGGAGGCACCAGCACCTGGGAAGACAAAGCTGGGGATGAGTCAcctgtgctggtgggcagcaacGGTGGccccctgcagcagggccaggatAAGGGGTGTGCTGAGGGTGCAGTTGTGCACCTGCTGTTTGTATTTGGTGGGATGGACACACAGGGGGAAATATACAGGGACTGTGTGGTCAGTCTGATTGAATAG